The segment CACGCATTGTATAGGTCCCGGTAACTTCGAATAGCATCATGGACTCCTTcctggatttcgtaaaaggcgactaaagactAAAATTTGGGAATCTACatttaggcgataagctagcgACTTGTCACGATtttaatgtcaattccattatGAAGCCCTACAGATAACCgtagtctttcagtctttgcgagattcttagctctgtcttccttATAAGAATGCAGAATATTCCGTCGTAATAAGCAAAGGATGATTTGTTTGGCCCTGCCCGCAGTAACCTTACAGCATAACCCGGGATGACGTGATGACAGTCAACGATGAGGCTGAGAAATAGCAGAATATTATATTGGGGAAATTTGAATATCGTTGGTTAGTACCTCGGTGACCGAGCGTTGCTCAGCCAACGTCAGAACtccacatataaaaatattatataaaaaataataattaaatataaaaaaacaaaaaatagacTACCCGTTGGTGATCATTGATCCTGGGTACTCCGACGTGAAAACTGAtagctattattttttgttaccgTTGCAAATGCCATTAGAAATGTTACAATATCGCATTTAATACGACTTTTGATGTTGTCCCAAAAAGTCCCGAGAAAGTAAAGTAAAGCACTCACAGCTATTATTCGACCAAAACAAAGTCTAATTCTATAACTGTCTAAAGTTGATACTGAAGCAGTTtgcttaaacaaaaaaaaaaaaaacaaaaaaacacaattttcgTTGCCTAGCACCCACAATGtataccaaaaatattttggatgAAAAATAGTgagaaatattgaaaaatcattttttttcagacccaactagaaataattttacttccGCGTGCacctatatttcaaatttcaattaaaatttcaaatttctgtTTCACGCCATAATTAAAACCGaaatagcgatagtttttcgcgcgttAAAAAGGGCGTTGCTTGTACTATAATATTACGCGGGAAGAACTTAATCCTCAATCAAAATTATCAAAGGCCATttcgctttaaaaaaaatatgccgaaatattaaatttactgcttttgttaaaattttatcaaggaaaataaatcgACATAAATTACAACATGACATtttctgataaaataaattttattcaagcCCTTAAGGATTTCTTTGGAAAATTCAACGATGCTTCATCCATTGTACTAGGGAGGCATAACGTGTAGGAGAACTGTTATACGATATTCTTTGAAATGTAACAATTGTATTGTGAAGAACACTCGAATCGAGGTTTGCTGTGAAGATTctggtttgtttatttattttcgtgtGTGTTCTTTATTGTATAGAAATTGTGTAATTcgacaatatttatatggcacaTAACGGATACATTTGTAAACTTAAACGCTTCTATGTctgcaaaatgtaaaaaacaatgtttacaTTTTGCAAAAATAGATAagacttacttttttatttattatccgaattaaatctattataaCAGCTTATTATTGACGCTTATGCGACAGAGAAGCAATAAAGTTTCGCCCGTGCTCAGGGTGAcacattacatatttatctttgtatttttgctcctaatgtttaagttatttatatacatatttcctCAAAACCTATTATCCGGTTCTGCGGAAATATGAGTCTGATGTACTAGTGTATCGGTTTCAGGTTTCGTGGCCACACACGGGACGGCTTCTCTTACCGATTTAGttttattccttttataaGTTGACAAACTGATTTGgcataataatgtataaccTTTTTTAGGGCATGCACTACCTCCACGGAACCGACATCAGATCTCACGGCGCTTTGAAGTCCAGCAACTGTGTGGTGGACTCCCGTTTCGTCCTGAAGATCACGGATTTTGGACTCCACGCCTTGAGGACTTCGGAGAAAGATTCAAGGGCGCACAGCTATTGGACGCGTAAGGCCATCAATGCATTTCTAAATAAGTTCTCGAGTAATTTTCAAGAAggttaaaagaaatatattgtcTTAGACGactaatatttcattcattgtTCTGTTTTTGGCAAATCTAGTTTTAGATTCAAATGTAGTCTTGCTTTTGAGGTCTTTGCTTTTAATGTGTTTgacttattaatattactgGAATTTCCAGTCCAGTCGTTTTCTGAAGTCTATTTAATTCCTTGGACATCTATTCCCTGAACATGTCCCTTCCTCAGATTTTCCTTCTCTCTGCGTGTTTACCTCTCTAAATGATTACTTCCCAGTCCCTTGAAGTATTCCTATTTCGAACCCCAgttatttcatacaaaaatacagagATAGCACAAAATTCGTACTCAGATCCCCAAAATATAAAGTCAAACAAACTTCTAGGTCTGATGTGGACATCTCCGGAGCTGCTTCGCATGGCCGACCCACCACCAGAAGGCAGCCAGAAAGGAGACGTGTATTCCTTCGGTATCATCATGCATGAGATCGTCAACAGGCAGGGCGTGTTTTGGCTAGGGCCCGGTGTGGAAATGGCTCCGAAAGgtaaatttactaaaatagcaacttttttaaataatagattTGAGTGCGCGTGACCTTGACTTAGATGCGGTCTAAGGTGGTGCACATAAGCTCAAATAGTGCCTATTaactcttgccttgaaaatccccaaGTTAACATactttgacattattttttatagaaatacgGATTTCCGAAACAGATATTGCGCATTTTATTGCAAGCTTAGTTAAACTCATGGTTCTGTTTCGCAAATTTGGGTGTACATCCAGACATGCCTACCAATAGCAGGTATAATTACAGATTCCTTGACGTAAACATGTCCACATCTGTCCCAATAAGTCCATTGTGTTGTCCCATAGTTCTGTATAATAGTACATCTTTAGGACAAGCGAGACAATTTTTAGTAATCCCTTAAGAGATAATTAACAATCCCAAAATCGTCTCAGTTGTTCCATTATGGAACCATTCAATGGGACTAGTGGCAAAGACGATAATATGACTGTAggaattaataacttttataactatacttcctacatgACTCTTAACCTTAatcatagttttaatttaaaaaatagtattatcTATGTTCCGTATATTCTTATTATCAGAtgacaatttaatttacaatacaGATCTACATTCGCACTCATTTCTTCACCAGATATAATTGAAACGGTAATATCCAGTGGGTTACGACCAAACACGTCACACCACCGGTCGTGCGAGGCTGATGATGCCACAGAGCTGATGAAGAGATGCTGGGCCGAAGACCCGGCCGAGAGACCAGACTTTGCGCATTTGAAGGGCGCAGTGCGGAGGCTCAACAAGTAATGTTTATGTACATGTCTTTTTCTGGTTGTGGTACTGTCGTGTTTAATTTCTGGTtttggtattttattaatcatcTCTTTTTTCTCTCATTTCCTATCACGTTCTCAGCTGGGTGtttaatgttgtaaaaagataaagaattttttttactaatctaATTCTGTAATTCGTTTTGGCATTTAATTCTCCTATTGTACAGATTGTATTTTACACGATAACGAATCAATTGAAAATTCGTCCTTGCAGGCTTGCAATCTTGGTATAATATTGTCCATAAGGGAATTTTTGTacaatcatttttattactcATTAATATAGCCATTTACTAAGGGCGTTAATATTGCATGCTTCTTAATATtgaatgataaattattttaattaaattgtgtGACGTTAACGCATTTCCTGGACGTTATTAAATTCTGCGCTCACGAAATGAGGACCAAATTAATTTTGCTTAGACTCAACTGACTGATCtttatataaagttaaaattgtgACTcgtcttaaattttataattaactatctcatacatataatatacatcATGTCCcgtatatgttatatatattatttcatagtatatatattaatgatataCAATAAGACGGAAGCATCTCCTTTAAAAAGATGTGTTCTGTTTACTCTTGTGATGTTAGGTACCATTCTCATGTCTCATCTCCATCCTCAATGTCCCTTTTCCCCTAATGTCTACTTCCCAGAAAGCACGTGTTATAGCTCAAAGCTCAATTGTGTTTCATTTTTGCCCACAGAACTCAAGAAAGTAGCAACATTCTAGATAATTTGCTTTCTCGAATGGAACAGTACGCTAATAATTTGGAGTTTTTGGTTGACGAGCGCACTCAAGATTATTTGGAAGAGAAGAAGAAATGCGAAGAGCTTCTGTACCAATTATTACCAAAGTAAGATAATCTATATAAACTGATTTTAGGGTTAATGTTCAACAGGGGTAGTCCTGTTCAGGTTAACATCTGATGATAGAACTTGGAGGAACCGAAGATATCAAATTTTATACGCATTGTTCCCAATTCAATATCTAAAATATTCCCAAAATTGGAACTGGTGGTGgtcaaaataaaagatatatttttcaaaatgtgcagatgttacattttaatagtAGTAatgatttaaactttaaacaatatttgagattgaaatttttttaattgaactaTCACCATAAATACTTTTGTCTGAGACATACTTATCATTCTTAGTGTTAGTTACAATATTAAACTCGTACTAGTGAAGACAGTTTTAGCCAAATATTCTTACATTCCCGTAACAATTCCATCGATATTGACATTTACTATTAGTATTTATCCAGTACTGGTGTACATTTCAACAAATATTTCCGTATTTGTACCCACTTCATCTGAACCATTTCATTCACTAGATCCGTAGCATCTCAACTCATCAACGGGCAGTCAGTCGTCGCAGAGACCTTCGAGCAAGTCACCATTTACTTCTCGGACATCGTGGGTTTCACTGCCTTATCAGCTACCTCCACTCCTATGCAGGTTGTTGACCTCCTGAACGACCTTTATACGTGTTTCGATTCCATCCTTGAGAACTACGACGTCTATAAGGTAAGAAAGAGGATTCTGTTATTTGTTATTGGAAGTTGAGTGACCTTTTAACTTTTTGTCAACCTTGAACAACTGGAAtgacatttttcttttcatcccTTTTAAATAAGAAGAATCAGAAAGTAGTTCGGTCGTGTGGTGCCGGCAGAGTAGAATAGTATCACTCCACATCTTCCCGTGGGTATCGTAAGAGGCAATCAAGGAATAAAGCGGGAGGTGGCCAGCAGCGCCTCCTACGCTGATATGAAAACAGAGTCCCATCAATCAATATACACACAGACTCAATAGACACTGCAGTCACCCACCCGCTTGCCAAGCGTGGTGACTATGGGTAAAATCTCCCCATTTCTTGGGACCTCTTGGTCTAGCAGTGGACTTTTATGGGTTGTTAAGGTAATTAGAAAGAGAAAGATTTTCCCCTGCATCTCTTTCTAAGTTTACTTTACAGATGGTACGGAATAAGTCGTTTTTCCGTTTAAAACTTCCAGGAAACTTAAACTCGAGATTCAtttcttaggcgatgagctaaccTTTCGCCTCCAAAACTTGGTGAAAGGATGTTTATCCCGTTAAGGGTAGAGACGTCacgtatacatatgtatgatctgaaaataaacaatttcttACTACCAGGTGGAAACCATTGGAGACGCGTATATGGTTGTGTCAGGTCTCCCAGAGAGGAACGGCACCAGGCACGCGTGCGAAGTGGCCAGGATGGCGCTGGCTCTCCTCAACGCCGTGAGGCGGTTCCGTATCAGGCATCGGCCGCATGACCAGCTCAAACTGAGGATCGGACTGCATTCTGGTAAGAACCTTTATTTTAACTGCCTTTTTTCCAGGTTTTGCTCATGTGGTATCAACCATCGGCGCATGACCAgtttaaacttggaatttgtCTGCAATCTGGTATTCTGgtagaatatatataaattttcttcaGTCTGGaagttgtttaattattttccttatttccttattgtacataaatatataaataaaataaaaaataatttttcgccACCGGCAGATTCAGGCAGGTCTTCTTAGAAAATCTTGTATTCTTTTGAAGGTGGCGGTAATTGGGCGAAGCTGCGAGTATAAGcatgtatgaaataaatttcagcCATTTCCAAGTGCATTCATTTGGAAATTACTGAAAATTATTTCTAGCTTCAGACAAAAGCAAATCCAAAGTACAACTTAACGACAACATACAATTTAACATAAACAATTCGAGGGTCACTCCCGTCTTCCACCGCTTTTCTTTATTCATGAAACCGGGAGTTACGACCGTCTTCCTGCTTCCTCCCGCATCCGGGATAGGATCAACATGGGACGAATTAGTGAAAAtgttgctttgtttatttgtacaatttttttttttgcgttcaTTTTCATAGGTATGAAGAAGTAGAATCGTGgatagtggaaagatgtagtctctgcctactccttcAGGAAATAGTCAATACTTTTGCAgccttataaataggtatttgcATAAACAATCGGaatgaatattttcttattttgcaTTATTCATAATACCATATAAGGCGTTAATGACATAACAGTGTGTGAACCGGTTTTATATCGGGATTAAATTCTGTAAATGTTTTATCTGTATGCTGTTTATGATTCAAcaggaaattttaaaaataaaacttttaataattcattacATCATAATAGGCGGATCCTAGATTCCAACcgagagaaaaataaaaaaaatgcaagcGGAATAAATCCCAAGGAAACGTAAACAAAAGACGCGACTACGCTAAAATACAAGTTACATATAAACTTgcatacgtatttttttttaattccatcaaaaATATCGCTACAAATATTAAGTTCCATTTTCATGGATACATATTGTAGCCTTTATATTGCCGCACTCGTAACTTTTTCGACTCTGCTAACTTAAAACAACTGAATCTCGCTTCATTTGCTGAATGATAAAACCGACCAATGAGAGTTCGTTTAATTAATGTAATCGTGTTAGTtagtttaaaaacatacatatacaacgaaaattaaaaaaaaatttcatcgaattaattataattaaataatggtATTATCTTTTAAgcattagatttttttaatgttaattctAGTTTTTGCCTACAGCTCAGACTGCGTACCTATAATGTTCCCTTTGTCATTTTTCGTACTCCATACCCcaaaatcattttcaaaattttgtaaagataGTTTTTGTGGTTTATAAACGGTggaaaagtaacaaacaatcaaaattatcattacataaattgggtttttttttagtttatggaaaaataaatatacctaatacaaatgaaaaaatgtgcgtcatttaaatacctacatatgtaggtaaaattCATTAGtctagatatgtatgtacactcAGCGCTGGGCTGTGCATTGATGTCCGTAATCAGTCAATCAATAATTCATATGTTCTATCTGTCTTTATCGTGGTGAGCATGtaaaacaatgtttaaatGCACAGTTTTTCGACGTTCCAATATTAGCCAAAATATGAGAGAACCCTAAACTTGTACAGGGAATGCTTTTACGAGTCTCGTGTacgtacattcatacatgtcaTTGAAATCTGTTGGAAGAATTCTATGAAAGCGTCGGAAACATATTTCGCATTTCGTTTCATATTTTACGAACATATGAAATATCggtgattttaatgtttaaaaaaggtTATTAAAAAACGATCTTTGATTTATACATGAAAACTACTGAGCCAACCAATAACCGAAGGAATTTTCCCGCCAACGGCTCGTTAGAAAAAAGCAatcagataaataaaaaattaaaaaaaaaatatacatacataaaatcacgccttttttatctatactaaacAATATAAGGAAATAAACTTTGTAACCTTGGTTTAGATGTAAAGGCTAAAAATAACTATGGAAAACTTTTCCGTTAAAATGGAATATTATCAGCGGGTTTTAACATGTTAatcttatgtatgtaccatggGTGAAGTCATAGCGAGTCGTTAGTACTTATTATatcgaataataaaaatgtttaagcaTATTTTTCTGTTAGTCTCCTTAATACTTGACCATATTATCGAATTCAAtcgatattttattgaaaacattaAGAAGTTTTGCCATTCTATTCTCAGATTTGCTTCAAAATTACTTTCCCCTTTCAAGAACCCTCCTCGCCCTTAATTTACCTTCAATATTACTTCCCAATACATTAACTTAAACGAGCGTATCTTAAGtaccatacaaatatatttctattggGTGGAAAGTGgtcacgtatttattatatatatagtttttaattgattttaatagtataatattattgaaagaaaaaaaaattacataaatgtccaaaataaactttaaggCATCCTTAATTTGTGTTTGGTAGGATCATAATTCCATAAACTTGcagaaaaaattacatttccttttaaaacatatttatattgagaagtggtaaaattaaatattttctatggCTATTTTTGAATGACTAACTTTGCTGCAcgcattttaattattcaaaaattaccGACAACATTACGTTAAGAGCttcaatatatacatacatacaaccaaGGTAAGAATTTGTAGCTCTCCATTTTACTTGCATTTTCACATGACGAAATCGACGGCATATTGTCGAAACCAACGCTACATCAATGGTTTGTGCATTCATCAGTTATACTCGTACATTTTCAAATTTCCAATCCGACCATGCATTTCCCTAACGTATTATTCTGTCCATCTAAATTATCTATGTAGGCCAATACAGCCACGCGACGCAGTATCGTTTTGATTTTGATCGTGTTCAGctatcatttattcatatatttatgtacatcacgcaataaaaaattataatagaacttaaactaaagagaaattttGTACAAGTCCAGTAGGCCCATGACTGTatcattgtttattatttaatttgaaaatgccAACCATACGTTTTActgtattattattctttgCCTTtagaacattaaaataaatgcttgttttttaaaatattatttatttttatgttcatgtATTTTCTTATTGATTAGTATTTTCTCCTTAGCCCGCACCAAAATCTCTCTCACGCAGTGTTTTATGGTTTCCTGAAAAGGATTTCACAATGCGATATAAAACGAagaaaaaatcgaaaaaatgCGAATGTAATAATATCTCACCAacggaataaaatattaatagtgtagcggccgttcagcctccatggacagacagacactttGACTTTACATTTTAGATGAACgaaactgactgacatattgaggaaaaaaaggcaataaaaatttgactAAGAGGAAAACAAGACACGACGACTTGAACATCCATACATCTGGTTTTATTCCGACCGACGTAccagaccctcggcccgttcaaATAGATATAGTCATTACTGTtacctatttgttttaatcaaATAAGGAAGGTAAATAACTGGATAGCCAAAATACCAACAACCAGTTCATGGATAATGATACTAAGAAAGGAACTGAGCATTAAAAAGACTACAGTAGTGTTCATTAAGATATTTAGATTACTGTGATCTCATCTAATGTGTTACCACCAGGTCCATGCGTAGCTGGAGTGGTCGGGTTGAAGATGCCCCGGTACTGCCTATTCGGAGACACGGTCAACACAGCTTCAAGGATGGAGTCTAACGGCGAGGCCCTGAAGATCCACGTGTCACCGGTGACAAAGGCGTTGTTGGACACCTTCGGAACTTTCCAACTGGAGTGCCGAGGAGAGGTTGCCATGAAGGTAACAATTTTCTACATacgtatattataattgtcaCATCTGTACCATTACTAGAAGGAGCCGATAATGTCGATAAGATAATAAGCCACTTTGATCTACagtaataggttgctagcccatcggccgaaagaagaatccaaagttgaTACGAGCAAGCCTTCAttttaaaacacttaatttattttaattaaaaaaagtattctaATTAAAAAGACTCAAGcaaatttaatctttataGGATTCTAAATTGTACAGCTAAAATTGTACAGCTTTTTGTCACAAAAAAGTGGAAATTGAAGATTGAGAAAAGTTACGATAATTGGACGTCATAATAAATgcaatttattatctttttcataAGTTTTACAACAGAATTTCATTGACCTATAtggtgataaaaaatatatgccaATGACTAATtggcatattatttttttcgactacaaacctatattttttctttcttgcaGGGAAAAGGAATTCTAGTCACATACTGGTTGTTAGGCGAAAAAGTGGACCCAAATGCCCCGAAAGAAAAGCCACAACTAACAAAAACACAAGCTTTATCTGCTGACAGTGGTTCCTTATCACATTTAACACCGTTTCGACAACGAGTGGATGGGCTTAGAACTTCCCGTGATGACCTGCGAAGAAACTCTGCAGCATTCCCACAGAAATCCACAGACAAACCCGATCAAGAAACACAACCACTTCTTCAAACATTGAAACTGACCAGACAACACTCAGATCCCATAGAACCAGTAGCCAATGGACTAACAGATAACGGTGAAGATTTAGATAAAGTTAGCGTTTCAAACTCCATATCACTCAATGTTAACTCCCTAAATCATAATTCTGGACCAAGAGTGAAATTGAAGGATTGCCAAGCCAACTCGATTGGTAATCATAAATCGAATAAGGTAGGTAACAATAATTGGATAGCCAAAATACCAACAGCCAGTTCCTTTGATAATGGTACTAAGAAAGGAAGTGAGCATTTAAAAGACTACAGTAGTGTTCCTTTATTATCTAAATCTGAACCGTTAAATGATTCAATTGTTTAGATTTCTgtaccttttaattttttagattatttttagcAAGTTCcattaatacctatataaatctGTATGCCAAATTTTcaagtgaaataaattttggaGCTTTCGGCTTCGTACCAGTCACTATCACCCTTTTTTGAAAAATCTGAGTTGTcgactttataataatagaaattttaatgcTCCATCAGTATTTCTGATATGATTTGTTTGATCTCGTATGGTATTGTAGCAGTGATTTTAGATTGTTTGAATTTAGGTTTTGTTTGTAGATAAATTTTTGTGTcatatttgtgaaaatttggTAAGTACTTAAATCACCACTCCTAGACTTTTCCTCATGATTGAAATGTAAGTTAATAATTTAGAGTGCGCATCAGGATTTATTTGAAAGAGCTTATTGAGCATTTGGTTGTTAAtagtattatttaatgtaaatatttgggCGTAAGTATCGGTCAAAGTATTCTTATAGTACTAAATTAAGAGAGAATTTTATGATTGTCCGTATTATAGTGTCAATATAATGttagatatataatatttatttggtgaaaaaagttgacaaaatgtgaatattacaatatataaacaatatattatatatattacatataactGTGCTAATTTATGATCGTACTAGTAAGGTACTATGGACTTCAAagatcaattttgtttttaccttTGTACTAGTTACCATCTGcggttttgtattttattttagtaatatttatttgtttatcttttataaaagactttactatttaaaattatccaaaGATATCATAACCGTGATATTAAGTCTATGTGCGTCAAATTTTAGCAAATCTCTTCAGTGCTACTTCTGTAGAGTTTCCAAAATAAGTCATTAGCTTACACAGATAAGTTATCATGAGTTATAAAggagtaacaaaaaatatataagtaggtatatctcAACGACAATTTGGTCGTCTAGCGTCGTAACTTGTCGCTCAATTCTTTTAAGGTTGCAATATTTAAGGTACTAAGTGGAAAGTTACTTACATTCCTAAATCGTTAGATGTAAGCTGTTtgtgtgataatttattaCCCAACATATGTTgtcaaaacataaattttaatgaagatatgtttgtaataaatgaaaagcctaattttagtaaattaagAGTTCCTCATAAATAAGAAACTAAGTTGTGTGCACGGTTTCTTTTTGAGaattttcaaaacattttttttagctTTCCTCCACTAGGAATTAAGGCACAGTTCAGCACATTTCATGTCAGTCGTCACGCATTAAATAacagaattttttaaaataattctacactaaaacaaaaaagctgCCAAATCTCAAGagcatttaataaattcatgaaCTCTCCTGCTGTCCCTATCTTCTATACTCTGACAGAAAGGAATAGAGTTACATAGTTAAGAGTTGACAACGCACTTGTGACAGCCTAAAGTTGGCccgatatgtttttttttgtccgtACCTTACCCTGTATCGTGTTGTCGTCACGTTCAAAGAACGCTGGATTGGACGCATATTTTGTAACACAGAATACATAGATTTGTATTACGTGATCTGCCCCACTAGCCAAATGTCAATCCACAAACGAAATCGTAGCCATAGATAATTTATCACTAGATGGAGTGACACCATGCAATcgtcgcttaaaaaaagaggGCAATATTCAACCTGATACGCGGTATCTAGTGGTATATTAATCTAAGGCAATATCTGCTCGTAGTATAGAATATCTTCCGAACGTTTGACACTTGACTATGAGGGCTGATACATCGAGAGCTAGTTATTCGTTTCATCCAGAGTTATTGAATCGCGACGCTGACACGACATAGAGGTACGGTACGGACAAAATCACATGTCTGCACTCAGCTTTATGCTGTGCTACTAATGCCAAACCAAGTCAATGCGCCATTGTCTAATGAAAAgcattaaaatacattttaatttattttactatcgAAAATTCGATGgctagttttaattttagtcaagaacttgtaaatatttaaatttaacaactatttattgtaaatatatgcttataaatataaatttgttgtGATCTTAGTGAAAAGTATTCTTAAGTGTATTAAAATAGTATTAGACTACGAGatgaatttaaatgttttaaatcgttatagtaaaaaaaagagtgagaattaattttagttatcatttttaattcttcCCGTTCTTCCCCTCTTCTTCGATTGAGCCGAAGACTTTTGTCATGGTGGTGTTACTAGTCAGATTGACAAACTCAACATCCTTTTAAAATAGacgcattttatttaatataaatttaaatgagaCAATAATCGCAAATCTATGTTTATAACTTGTATggcttaaaatatgtatatatttaaatagcaaataaagtaatttggaggcaaaaacttaatatatatctgtgaaaattaaagaaaggGGGAAAAGACAATTTGAACGCAGAGTTTGTAACCAATTCCAGTATTCATCAGCAGAAGCCTTCTGTTCTCAGACTGACACTTGAATCAGTCATTTTAAAATGGacgcattttatttaatataaatttaaaaaaaattgcaaaatgaCAAAGCGTACAAAAATTATTGGGTAGAATAAGGAGGTTAGTAGGATCTGTTCAGAAAAGAACAAAATTAGATGAATAGTAACAGAAAGCTATTTAATGTAACTCAAATTTTAGCCAAAACCAAAaatcttgataaaaaaaaaacaaaacaaaaaattttaacaacagATTTTTCATATT is part of the Amyelois transitella isolate CPQ chromosome 20, ilAmyTran1.1, whole genome shotgun sequence genome and harbors:
- the LOC106134440 gene encoding atrial natriuretic peptide receptor 1 isoform X4, whose translation is MLLEGISVFGKEMIAQQSHEEMLLQDVGNSYAIVVVCANPSTVREIMLAADDLNMVSSGEYVFFNIELFSNLASASSKEPWKVEGDTEERNERARRAYSAVLTVTSPAPEKKEYLEFSDQVKELAATKYNYTFGKGEVVSTFVAAFYDAVLLYALALNATLREVDITKGPLDGAAVIRNMWNRTFQGITGEVIIDSNGDRVASYSLLDMNPKTSMFEVVATYVAANSSLQFIPDRPIHWAGGRLTPPPDTPECGFDGALCPDNSLPVYAILSIVLSSVVVVLAILSVFIYRHYKLEAEIAMMTWRVSWTDVLHPGGKLRGSMHSLARRYSAGTAFSDEATSLPGDRQVYAPCAFYKGCRVAIKKVDKQRIDLTRPLLLELKKMKDLEHDHLARFYGACVDPPHCCLLTEYCPKGSLQDILENENIKLDWMFKVSLMHDIVRGMHYLHGTDIRSHGALKSSNCVVDSRFVLKITDFGLHALRTSEKDSRAHSYWTRLMWTSPELLRMADPPPEGSQKGDVYSFGIIMHEIVNRQGVFWLGPGVEMAPKDIIETVISSGLRPNTSHHRSCEADDATELMKRCWAEDPAERPDFAHLKGAVRRLNKTQESSNILDNLLSRMEQYANNLEFLVDERTQDYLEEKKKCEELLYQLLPKSVASQLINGQSVVAETFEQVTIYFSDIVGFTALSATSTPMQVVDLLNDLYTCFDSILENYDVYKVETIGDAYMVVSGLPERNGTRHACEVARMALALLNAVRRFRIRHRPHDQLKLRIGLHSGPCVAGVVGLKMPRYCLFGDTVNTASRMESNGEALKIHVSPVTKALLDTFGTFQLECRGEVAMKGKGILVTYWLLGEKVDPNAPKEKPQLTKTQALSADSGSLSHLTPFRQRVDGLRTSRDDLRRNSAAFPQKSTDKPDQETQPLLQTLKLTRQHSDPIEPVANGLTDNGEDLDKVSVSNSISLNVNSLNHNSGPRVKLKDCQANSIGNHKSNKVGNNNWIAKIPTASSFDNGTKKGSEHLKDYSSVPLLSKSEPLNDSIV